In Arcobacter ellisii, a genomic segment contains:
- a CDS encoding TatD family hydrolase has protein sequence MIIDTHCHLDNKQYYEDIDSVILNALNHGVKGFLIPGADFNDLPKAVELAEKYDEVFFAVGIHPYDIDMYNEEMMEKYVTHPKCIAIGECGLDYFRLPEDEEKKLANIKKQKEVFIAQIEFAKKVKKPLIIHIRDASNDSRQILMDYNAKEVGGVLHCFNASEHLLPLAEHNFYFGIGGVLTFKNAKKLVEILPKIPKDKLLIETDAPYLTPHPHRGERNEPFYTVFVSKKISELLEISDEEIQNLTTNNAKKLFKEFSSLS, from the coding sequence ATAATTATAGATACTCATTGTCATTTAGACAACAAACAATATTATGAAGATATAGATAGTGTAATTTTAAATGCATTAAACCACGGTGTAAAGGGATTTTTAATCCCTGGAGCTGATTTTAATGACTTACCAAAAGCAGTTGAATTAGCTGAAAAATATGATGAAGTTTTTTTTGCTGTTGGAATTCATCCTTATGATATAGATATGTACAATGAAGAGATGATGGAAAAATATGTAACTCATCCAAAATGTATCGCTATTGGTGAATGTGGATTAGATTATTTTAGACTGCCTGAAGACGAAGAAAAAAAACTTGCAAACATAAAAAAACAAAAAGAGGTTTTTATAGCTCAAATAGAGTTTGCAAAAAAAGTAAAAAAACCTTTAATTATTCATATTCGTGATGCTTCAAATGATTCAAGACAAATTTTGATGGATTATAATGCAAAAGAAGTAGGTGGTGTTTTACACTGTTTTAATGCAAGTGAACATTTATTACCTTTAGCTGAACATAACTTTTATTTTGGAATAGGTGGAGTTCTTACTTTTAAAAATGCAAAAAAATTAGTAGAAATTTTGCCTAAAATTCCAAAAGATAAATTATTGATTGAAACTGATGCTCCATATCTTACTCCACATCCTCACAGAGGTGAAAGAAATGAGCCTTTTTATACAGTTTTTGTATCAAAAAAGATCTCTGAATTATTAGAAATTAGTGATGAAGAGATTCAAAATTTAACTACAAATAATGCTAAAAAATTATTTAAAGAGTTTTCTAGTCTTTCTTAG
- a CDS encoding recombinase family protein has product MSKIFTYVRKNENNEKYTQEQIELIEKYVTKQNLQVFKNIEITISTPSEEKNILELLKNCEKNSTIIVSNLNVFGRTIETILEIVKFLLTNKIRIIIVEQNLDLLDDKDMLTQMILGVISMTVSLEKELMSLRTKEALTAKKLDGMALGKPKGTIQKSKFDLQRDKIEELLSVGLSVRKISKLLGYNNHIGLNNYVKKRKIKTNLKAKEL; this is encoded by the coding sequence ATGTCAAAAATTTTTACTTATGTAAGAAAAAATGAAAATAATGAAAAATATACTCAAGAACAAATTGAGTTGATAGAAAAATATGTAACTAAACAAAATCTACAAGTTTTTAAGAATATTGAAATAACTATCAGTACTCCAAGTGAAGAAAAAAATATTTTAGAACTTCTTAAAAATTGTGAAAAAAATTCAACAATAATTGTTTCAAATCTAAATGTTTTTGGAAGAACAATTGAAACAATATTAGAAATTGTAAAATTTTTATTAACAAATAAAATCAGAATTATTATAGTTGAACAGAATCTTGATTTATTAGATGATAAAGATATGTTAACTCAAATGATTTTAGGAGTTATTTCAATGACAGTAAGTTTAGAAAAAGAGTTGATGAGTTTAAGAACCAAAGAAGCATTAACTGCAAAAAAACTTGATGGAATGGCTTTAGGAAAACCAAAAGGAACAATCCAAAAATCTAAATTTGATTTACAAAGAGATAAAATTGAAGAGCTTTTAAGTGTTGGATTAAGTGTACGTAAAATTTCAAAATTATTAGGTTATAACAATCATATAGGATTGAATAATTATGTTAAAAAAAGAAAAATAAAAACAAATTTAAAAGCTAAAGAGCTGTAA
- a CDS encoding lytic transglycosylase domain-containing protein — protein sequence MNKIFFIILILINNLLANFTEETDLKVLKDLDIETSFINEPSFQSILKEYSSNQNITYYNNILKKSSLNAQIVREEIENENLPQSVFFIPMLESSFSNQINGKKNPAGIWQIMPQTATNLKLRNDEFIDERLDLVKSTTAASSYLKRYYKKLDKWYLALLAYNCGEGRVIYGMAKASLDKYLEENPSKSEDSTIRIYKNYLAEYKKNKSGLSDLYEIYNQLGKRNGNLGFSYIVKNNKANDYIPDSSLVYIQKIIAFSMIANRDLFKSIDKKSKYQLEKVKAHKGLQLKSLANIIGMNYNEFRSINKHIKKEALPTDSKLYNIYIPHDKVEIYNQKIMMVKAPVVNEVKKEVKTNVTTKEKQKKEQQTKKVTTKKEPIIYSVKKGDSFLSIAKKYNIDAKKLKADNNKKSNLIKVGEKIEIYK from the coding sequence TTGAATAAAATTTTTTTTATAATACTTATTTTAATAAATAATCTCTTAGCAAATTTTACAGAAGAAACAGATTTAAAAGTTTTAAAAGATTTAGATATAGAAACTTCTTTTATAAATGAACCATCTTTTCAATCAATATTAAAAGAGTATTCATCAAACCAAAATATAACTTATTACAATAATATCTTAAAAAAATCATCTTTAAATGCTCAAATTGTACGTGAAGAGATTGAAAATGAAAACTTACCTCAATCAGTTTTTTTTATACCAATGCTTGAATCAAGTTTTTCAAATCAAATCAATGGTAAAAAAAATCCTGCTGGAATTTGGCAAATAATGCCACAAACAGCAACTAATCTTAAACTAAGAAATGATGAGTTTATTGATGAAAGATTAGATTTAGTAAAATCAACAACTGCTGCAAGTAGTTATTTAAAAAGATATTATAAAAAATTAGATAAATGGTATTTAGCACTTTTGGCATATAACTGTGGAGAAGGAAGAGTTATCTATGGAATGGCAAAAGCATCTTTAGATAAATATTTAGAAGAAAATCCAAGCAAATCGGAAGATTCAACAATAAGAATCTATAAAAATTATCTAGCAGAATATAAAAAAAATAAAAGTGGTTTAAGTGATTTATATGAAATATATAATCAATTAGGAAAAAGAAATGGTAATTTGGGTTTCTCTTATATAGTTAAAAATAATAAAGCTAACGATTATATTCCTGATTCTAGTTTAGTATATATTCAAAAAATAATTGCATTTTCAATGATAGCAAATAGAGATTTATTTAAAAGTATAGATAAAAAAAGTAAATATCAATTAGAAAAAGTAAAAGCTCATAAAGGTTTACAATTAAAATCATTGGCAAATATCATTGGAATGAATTATAATGAATTTAGAAGTATTAATAAACATATAAAAAAAGAGGCTTTGCCAACTGATTCAAAACTTTATAATATTTATATACCACATGATAAAGTAGAAATTTATAATCAAAAAATAATGATGGTTAAAGCACCAGTTGTAAATGAAGTAAAAAAAGAAGTTAAAACAAATGTAACTACAAAAGAGAAGCAAAAAAAAGAGCAACAAACAAAAAAAGTTACAACAAAAAAAGAACCAATAATTTATTCTGTTAAAAAAGGAGACTCTTTTTTATCAATAGCAAAAAAATATAATATTGATGCTAAAAAGTTAAAAGCTGACAATAATAAAAAGAGTAATTTGATAAAAGTAGGAGAGAAAATTGAAATTTATAAGTAG
- the coaD gene encoding pantetheine-phosphate adenylyltransferase yields MSKEVNTTMNSYKKAIYSGTFDPITNGHLDIIKRAANIFDEVIIAVAKSELKKPMFSHEQRVQFVKAATENIQGVSVLGFDTLLVDLAIDLKVNTIIRGLRAVSDFEFELQMGYANSSINKKIETLYLMPTLENAFVSSTIVREIIRFNGKFEHLVPPRVVECMSL; encoded by the coding sequence ATGTCAAAAGAGGTTAATACTACTATGAATTCATATAAAAAAGCCATATACAGTGGTACTTTCGATCCTATTACAAATGGGCATTTAGACATCATAAAAAGGGCAGCAAATATCTTTGATGAAGTGATTATTGCTGTTGCAAAAAGTGAGCTAAAAAAACCTATGTTTTCCCATGAACAAAGAGTTCAATTTGTAAAAGCTGCAACTGAAAATATTCAAGGTGTTAGTGTTTTAGGTTTTGATACTTTACTTGTAGATTTAGCGATAGATTTAAAAGTAAATACTATTATTAGAGGATTAAGAGCTGTTTCAGATTTTGAATTTGAATTACAAATGGGTTATGCAAATTCATCAATAAATAAAAAAATTGAAACTTTATATCTTATGCCAACTTTAGAAAATGCTTTTGTTAGTTCAACAATTGTAAGAGAAATTATAAGATTTAATGGAAAATTTGAACATTTAGTTCCACCAAGAGTTGTAGAATGTATGTCGTTATAG
- the rplI gene encoding 50S ribosomal protein L9, with the protein MKVLLTKDVKSLGKAGEIKEVADGYGKNFLIGKGLALHATTEVLNRWKSEQKKLALKEEQEIANAKELAEKLNATKLTIKHKLGANGNLIGSVTNKEVSEELEKQFSIILDKKNISLDKKIKTIGIYEIDCKLGHAIHATLKVDIIGE; encoded by the coding sequence GTGAAAGTATTATTAACAAAAGATGTAAAAAGTTTAGGAAAAGCTGGAGAGATTAAAGAAGTAGCTGATGGATATGGAAAAAATTTTTTAATTGGAAAAGGCTTAGCTTTACATGCAACTACAGAAGTACTAAATAGATGGAAATCAGAACAAAAAAAATTAGCTTTAAAAGAAGAACAAGAAATAGCAAACGCAAAAGAGTTAGCTGAAAAATTAAATGCAACTAAATTAACTATTAAACATAAACTTGGAGCAAATGGAAATTTAATTGGTTCAGTTACAAACAAAGAAGTTAGTGAAGAGTTAGAAAAACAATTTTCTATCATATTAGATAAAAAAAATATCTCTTTAGATAAAAAAATTAAAACTATTGGAATTTATGAAATAGATTGTAAATTAGGACACGCAATTCATGCAACTTTAAAAGTTGACATAATTGGAGAATAA
- the speA gene encoding biosynthetic arginine decarboxylase, with translation MKNNYGIDIWSDGNFIIENGVAKVNFDCKPSLISIVKDIRKQDFKGPLLLRFPHITKKQIKTLFNTFNASIKEYDYKGKFNAVFPLKVNQLPNFIHPLVSAGKKYNYGLEAGSKAELIIAMTYNNMGSPITINGFKDKEMIHLCFIAKSMGHNITIIIEGLNELEMIIEVAKETKLESPNIGLRVRLHSGGSGLWAKSGGINSKFGLTSTEILEAYELMEEHDLVKYLTMIHFHIGSAMNSIKPLKKALRESGHIYAELKNLGAMNLTSINIGGGLAVEYSAYERTRFYSLSEFANDVVFTLKEIAKQKGVDEPNIFTESGRFISAASTVLITPVLELFSAEYELDHLKLKEKNPPLIQELFDLFRDMTKKTAYEFMHDSIDHMESLLTLFDLGYIDLQDRSNAEILTHQIIKKAISLLQIDDYEELKKLDENIQEKYLLNFSLFQSLPDYWGIDQEFPIMPITHLDRNPTRSASLWDITCDSDGELPFDIKKPLYLHDVNLNKEDYFIGFFNVGAYQDTLGMKHNLFSHPTEVNVVFKDDEVILEKVLESQKIIDILEDIDYDTDEIRKILSKNLSKDIYQVLEKYLNENSYLKTIWSYYDE, from the coding sequence GTGAAAAACAATTATGGTATAGATATTTGGAGTGATGGTAATTTTATTATTGAAAATGGTGTAGCAAAAGTTAATTTTGATTGTAAACCTTCATTAATCTCTATTGTAAAAGATATAAGAAAACAAGATTTTAAAGGACCTTTACTATTAAGATTTCCTCATATCACAAAAAAACAAATTAAAACACTATTTAATACATTTAATGCGAGTATTAAAGAGTACGACTATAAAGGAAAATTCAATGCAGTTTTTCCTTTAAAAGTTAATCAATTACCAAACTTTATTCATCCCTTAGTAAGTGCAGGAAAAAAATATAATTATGGATTAGAAGCTGGAAGTAAAGCTGAACTTATTATTGCTATGACATATAATAATATGGGAAGTCCTATTACAATTAATGGATTTAAAGATAAAGAGATGATTCATTTATGTTTCATTGCAAAAAGCATGGGACATAATATTACGATTATTATTGAAGGTTTAAATGAACTTGAAATGATTATTGAAGTTGCAAAAGAGACAAAATTAGAATCACCAAATATTGGATTAAGAGTAAGACTTCATAGTGGTGGAAGTGGATTATGGGCAAAAAGTGGAGGAATTAACTCTAAGTTTGGTCTAACATCTACTGAAATTTTAGAAGCTTATGAATTAATGGAAGAACATGATTTAGTAAAATATTTAACAATGATTCACTTCCATATTGGTTCAGCTATGAATTCAATCAAACCTCTAAAAAAAGCTTTAAGAGAATCTGGACATATTTATGCAGAGTTAAAAAATCTTGGAGCAATGAATTTAACATCAATTAATATTGGTGGAGGATTAGCTGTTGAATATAGTGCTTATGAAAGAACAAGATTCTACTCACTTTCAGAGTTTGCAAATGATGTTGTGTTTACATTAAAAGAGATTGCAAAACAAAAAGGTGTTGATGAACCAAATATTTTCACTGAATCAGGAAGATTTATTAGTGCTGCTTCAACTGTTTTAATTACTCCTGTTCTTGAGTTATTCTCTGCTGAATATGAACTTGACCATTTAAAATTAAAAGAGAAAAATCCACCTTTAATTCAAGAGTTATTTGATTTATTTAGAGATATGACTAAAAAAACAGCTTATGAGTTCATGCATGATAGTATTGACCATATGGAATCTCTTTTAACTCTATTTGATTTAGGTTATATTGATTTACAAGATAGATCAAATGCTGAGATTTTAACACATCAGATTATCAAAAAAGCAATTTCATTACTTCAAATTGATGATTATGAAGAGTTAAAAAAACTTGATGAAAATATTCAAGAAAAATATCTATTAAACTTCTCTTTATTCCAATCACTTCCTGATTATTGGGGAATTGACCAAGAGTTTCCAATAATGCCAATAACTCATCTTGATAGAAATCCTACAAGAAGTGCTTCTTTATGGGATATTACTTGTGATAGTGATGGTGAATTACCATTTGATATCAAAAAACCTTTATATTTGCATGATGTAAATCTAAATAAAGAAGATTATTTTATTGGATTCTTTAATGTTGGAGCTTATCAAGACACTTTAGGAATGAAACATAACCTTTTCTCTCATCCAACAGAAGTAAATGTTGTATTTAAAGATGATGAAGTAATTTTAGAAAAAGTACTTGAGTCTCAAAAAATCATAGATATATTAGAAGATATAGATTATGATACAGATGAAATAAGAAAAATTTTAAGTAAAAACTTATCAAAAGATATTTATCAAGTATTAGAAAAATATCTAAATGAAAATAGTTATCTTAAAACTATATGGAGTTATTATGACGAATGA
- the cysE gene encoding serine O-acetyltransferase, producing MTNDETNNKEIISLWQQIKEDFSVPKLNDPALDSNVELFFNYPGVWAIVNHRIANRLYNSGWKRLARALVGIGSIFTKTDIHPAATIGRRVFIDHAIGVVIGATAIVEDDVLIYQGVTLGGVSLNKGKRHPTIKSNVVIGSGAKVLGNITIGQNSKIGANSVVVCDVPENSTAVGVPAKIIKRDNKNCKLAHGDLPDINKEMFKYLLERIHVLEVALKEEDGIDVSEKDEKLESDYNNFIEAMNSIKKN from the coding sequence ATGACGAATGATGAAACAAATAATAAAGAAATTATCTCTTTATGGCAACAGATAAAAGAGGATTTTTCTGTTCCAAAATTAAATGACCCTGCACTAGATTCAAATGTAGAATTATTTTTTAATTATCCTGGTGTTTGGGCTATTGTAAATCATAGAATTGCAAATAGATTATATAATAGTGGTTGGAAAAGATTAGCAAGAGCTCTTGTAGGAATTGGTTCAATTTTTACAAAAACAGATATTCATCCAGCTGCAACTATTGGAAGAAGAGTATTTATAGACCATGCAATTGGAGTTGTTATTGGAGCAACTGCTATTGTTGAAGATGATGTTTTAATTTATCAAGGAGTAACTCTTGGTGGAGTTAGTTTAAATAAAGGTAAACGTCATCCAACTATTAAATCAAATGTTGTAATTGGAAGTGGAGCAAAAGTTTTAGGAAATATTACTATTGGTCAAAACTCAAAAATTGGAGCAAATTCAGTTGTAGTTTGTGATGTTCCTGAAAATTCAACTGCTGTTGGAGTTCCTGCAAAAATTATAAAAAGAGATAATAAAAATTGTAAATTAGCCCATGGAGATTTACCTGATATCAATAAAGAGATGTTCAAATATCTACTTGAAAGAATCCATGTTCTTGAAGTTGCTTTAAAAGAAGAAGATGGAATTGATGTTAGTGAAAAAGATGAAAAATTAGAATCAGATTATAACAATTTTATTGAAGCTATGAATTCAATTAAAAAGAACTAA
- the hslV gene encoding ATP-dependent protease subunit HslV, translating to MFDATTILAYKGKNKAVIGGDGQVTFGNTVLKGNATKIRTLYKDQILAGFAGSTADAFNLFDMFEGHLEACKGDLLKSVIAFSKEWRKDKVLRRLEAMMIVLNKEKIFILSGNGDVVEPEDGSIASIGSGGNFAISAARALAKHSTLDEEELVRESLMIAGELCIYTNQNIKILKLED from the coding sequence ATGTTTGATGCTACAACGATACTTGCATACAAAGGTAAAAATAAAGCAGTAATTGGTGGAGATGGTCAAGTTACTTTTGGAAATACAGTTTTAAAAGGTAATGCCACAAAAATTAGAACTTTATATAAAGACCAAATTCTTGCAGGATTTGCAGGAAGTACAGCTGATGCTTTTAATCTTTTTGATATGTTTGAAGGACATTTAGAAGCTTGCAAAGGAGATTTACTAAAATCTGTAATTGCTTTTTCAAAAGAGTGGAGAAAAGACAAAGTTCTTAGACGTCTTGAAGCTATGATGATAGTTTTAAATAAAGAAAAAATATTTATCTTAAGTGGAAATGGTGATGTTGTTGAACCAGAAGATGGTAGCATAGCTTCAATTGGAAGTGGTGGAAATTTTGCAATTAGTGCAGCTCGTGCTTTAGCAAAACATTCTACTTTAGATGAAGAAGAACTTGTAAGAGAGTCTTTAATGATTGCTGGTGAACTTTGTATTTATACAAATCAAAATATAAAAATATTGAAATTAGAGGATTAA
- a CDS encoding UbiX family flavin prenyltransferase encodes MRITVAISGASGTNLGLNFIKYLPKEIEVFVVFSKSAKRALKLENNISINELFKENENITVFKDSNIGASIASGSFRVDKMIILPCSMNTLAKCAVGISDSLITRAFTVMLKEKRDIVIAPREMPLSTIALKNMLTLSKLGVTIAPPILGYYSSQQSLEDMEKFLIGKWFDLLKIENNLYKRWK; translated from the coding sequence TTGAGAATAACTGTAGCTATTTCTGGGGCTAGTGGTACTAATCTTGGTTTAAATTTCATCAAATATTTACCCAAAGAGATTGAGGTGTTTGTTGTATTCTCAAAAAGTGCAAAAAGAGCTTTAAAACTTGAAAATAATATCTCAATAAATGAATTATTTAAAGAGAATGAAAATATTACAGTCTTTAAAGATTCAAATATTGGTGCAAGTATTGCATCAGGCTCATTCAGAGTTGATAAAATGATCATTCTTCCTTGTTCTATGAATACATTAGCAAAATGTGCTGTAGGAATTTCTGATTCACTAATTACAAGAGCTTTTACAGTTATGTTAAAAGAAAAAAGAGATATTGTCATTGCACCAAGAGAGATGCCATTAAGCACTATTGCATTAAAAAATATGTTAACACTTTCTAAACTAGGAGTTACTATTGCACCTCCAATTTTGGGTTACTATAGTAGTCAACAAAGTTTAGAAGATATGGAAAAATTTTTAATTGGAAAATGGTTTGATTTATTAAAAATTGAAAATAATTTATATAAAAGATGGAAATAA
- the tmk gene encoding dTMP kinase encodes MYVVIEGIDTAGKSTQLELLKKKFPKATFTKEPGGTPIGIKLREMALGGEAKSKIAEMFLFLADRAEHIEEVIKNNENKIVISDRSMISGIAYANQLDIDKLVELNLIATDNTLPTHVILLELTPKELKYRLSLKDNDSIELRGIDYLINIQNRMKETIKKLNINHIFIDASLKIEEIEKKIEDFINAN; translated from the coding sequence ATGTATGTCGTTATAGAAGGTATTGATACAGCTGGAAAATCTACACAACTTGAATTATTAAAAAAGAAATTTCCAAAAGCAACATTTACAAAAGAACCAGGTGGAACTCCAATTGGAATAAAACTAAGAGAAATGGCACTTGGTGGTGAAGCAAAATCAAAAATTGCAGAGATGTTTTTATTTTTAGCAGATCGTGCAGAGCATATTGAAGAAGTTATAAAAAATAATGAAAATAAAATAGTAATTTCTGATAGATCAATGATTTCAGGAATTGCTTATGCAAATCAACTTGATATTGATAAATTAGTAGAATTAAATTTAATAGCAACAGATAATACACTACCTACTCATGTTATTTTACTTGAATTAACTCCAAAAGAACTAAAATATAGATTATCTTTAAAAGATAATGATTCAATAGAATTAAGAGGAATTGATTATTTGATAAACATTCAAAATAGAATGAAAGAAACAATAAAAAAACTAAATATAAATCATATTTTTATAGATGCAAGTTTAAAAATTGAAGAAATAGAGAAAAAGATAGAGGATTTTATAAATGCCAACTAA
- the hslU gene encoding ATP-dependent protease ATPase subunit HslU — MDMTPKQIVAYLDDYIIGQKNAKKTIALALRNRYRRMMVEPKLQEEIMPKNILMIGSTGVGKTEIARRLAKMMGLPFVKVEASKYTEVGFVGRDVESMIRDLVYEGINLVTREFEEKIKDKIDEEVNRKIIEKLVPPLPETASESAKESFIKTYNTMEKKLLDGSLDDKKIEIEIPKKAHIEILDSSMPFDMSSMQESLNKMLGGLNKDTVKKEVLIKDAKVLLRSVASESLLDTEAIKVEALKRCENGGIIFLDEIDKIASGKKNNGQDPSKEGVQRDLLPIVEGSSVQTKFGQIKTDHILFIAAGAFHVSKPSDLIPELQGRFPLRVELESLDEDALYKILTNTKNSLLRQYQALLEVEGVELEFDDEAIRAFAKYSVTANEKTEDIGARRLHTVIEKVIEDISFEADEKKGTKVIVTKELVSNKLDDIVDNVDTARYIL, encoded by the coding sequence ATGGATATGACACCAAAGCAGATAGTTGCTTATTTAGATGATTATATCATTGGGCAAAAAAATGCAAAAAAAACAATAGCATTGGCTCTTAGAAATAGATATAGAAGAATGATGGTTGAACCAAAACTTCAAGAAGAGATAATGCCTAAAAATATTTTAATGATTGGAAGTACTGGAGTTGGTAAAACTGAAATAGCAAGAAGACTTGCAAAAATGATGGGATTACCTTTTGTTAAAGTGGAAGCTAGTAAATATACTGAAGTTGGGTTTGTAGGTCGAGATGTTGAATCTATGATTAGAGATTTAGTATATGAAGGAATCAATTTAGTTACAAGAGAATTTGAAGAAAAAATCAAAGATAAAATTGATGAGGAAGTAAATAGAAAAATAATTGAAAAATTAGTTCCTCCACTTCCTGAAACTGCAAGTGAAAGTGCAAAAGAGTCATTTATTAAAACTTATAACACAATGGAAAAGAAACTTCTTGATGGTTCTTTAGATGATAAAAAAATTGAAATTGAAATTCCTAAAAAAGCACATATTGAAATTTTAGATTCATCAATGCCTTTTGATATGAGTTCTATGCAAGAAAGCCTTAATAAAATGCTTGGTGGATTAAATAAAGATACAGTTAAAAAAGAAGTTTTAATTAAAGATGCAAAAGTTTTATTAAGAAGCGTAGCAAGTGAAAGTTTACTTGATACAGAAGCTATAAAAGTTGAAGCTTTAAAAAGATGTGAAAATGGTGGAATTATTTTCTTAGATGAAATAGATAAAATTGCTTCAGGTAAAAAAAATAATGGTCAAGATCCATCAAAAGAGGGAGTTCAAAGAGATTTACTTCCAATAGTTGAAGGAAGTAGCGTTCAAACAAAATTTGGACAAATAAAAACAGACCATATTTTATTTATTGCTGCTGGGGCTTTTCATGTTTCAAAACCAAGTGATTTAATTCCTGAACTTCAAGGAAGATTTCCTTTAAGAGTGGAATTAGAATCTTTAGATGAAGATGCTTTATATAAAATATTAACAAATACTAAAAATTCACTTCTAAGACAGTATCAAGCTCTTTTAGAAGTTGAAGGTGTAGAGTTAGAATTTGATGATGAAGCAATAAGAGCATTTGCTAAATATTCAGTTACAGCAAATGAAAAAACTGAAGATATAGGTGCTAGAAGATTACATACAGTTATTGAAAAAGTTATTGAAGATATCTCTTTTGAAGCTGATGAAAAAAAAGGTACAAAAGTAATTGTTACTAAAGAGTTAGTTTCAAATAAATTAGATGATATAGTTGATAATGTTGATACAGCAAGGTATATCTTATAA
- the hisS gene encoding histidine--tRNA ligase has translation MPTNETKNIKTIQSLRGMKDIVNEESSLFTYFVENASRIAKNYGFSYIETPLLEETALFKRSVGESSDIVNKEMYQFIDKGENDVCLRPEGTAGVVRHFVEKKLDRAGGNYKWYYYGPMFRYERPQKGRLREFHQFGCEVFGIDSVYEDANIIIMIKEILEFFGIGFTLKLNSLGCKECMPPYKENLVKHLTTFKDELCEDCNRRILTNPIRVLDCKNEKCQLLLHNAPKITTSLCNSCDSDFEKLKEILDFNNISYEVDSNLVRGLDYYNKTAFEFVSNEIGAQSAIAGGGRYDRLVEFLGGKSTAGIGFAIGIERLLELVKMPECNQDVIYIGALDENSLNTVLKVANQKRKTTKTLVEYAPRSFGKHFGIAEKLGANIVALIGENELKNGTIYIKNLKTKEESNLKLEEF, from the coding sequence ATGCCAACTAATGAAACAAAAAATATAAAAACTATTCAAAGTCTAAGAGGTATGAAAGATATAGTAAATGAAGAGAGTTCTTTATTTACATATTTTGTAGAAAATGCTTCAAGAATTGCAAAAAATTATGGATTTTCGTATATCGAAACTCCCCTTTTAGAGGAAACAGCTTTATTTAAAAGAAGTGTTGGAGAAAGCTCTGATATTGTAAATAAAGAGATGTATCAATTCATCGATAAAGGTGAAAATGACGTTTGTTTAAGACCAGAAGGAACAGCAGGAGTTGTAAGACACTTTGTTGAGAAAAAACTTGACCGTGCAGGTGGAAACTATAAATGGTATTATTATGGTCCAATGTTTAGATATGAAAGACCTCAAAAAGGAAGACTTAGAGAATTTCACCAATTTGGTTGTGAAGTATTTGGTATAGATTCAGTTTATGAAGATGCAAATATTATTATTATGATAAAAGAAATCCTTGAATTTTTCGGAATTGGATTTACTTTAAAACTTAATTCTCTTGGTTGTAAAGAGTGTATGCCTCCGTATAAAGAAAATCTAGTTAAACATTTAACAACTTTTAAAGATGAACTTTGTGAAGACTGTAATAGAAGGATTTTAACTAATCCAATTAGAGTTTTAGATTGTAAAAATGAAAAATGCCAATTATTATTACACAATGCTCCAAAAATTACAACTAGCTTATGTAACTCTTGTGACAGTGATTTTGAAAAATTAAAAGAGATTTTAGATTTTAACAATATCTCTTATGAAGTTGATTCAAATCTAGTTAGAGGATTAGATTATTATAACAAAACTGCATTTGAATTTGTAAGTAATGAAATCGGAGCTCAAAGTGCAATAGCTGGTGGTGGAAGATACGATAGATTAGTTGAGTTTTTAGGTGGAAAATCAACTGCTGGAATTGGATTTGCTATAGGAATTGAAAGATTATTAGAACTTGTAAAAATGCCAGAATGTAACCAAGATGTGATATACATTGGTGCGCTAGATGAAAATTCTTTAAATACTGTGCTAAAAGTTGCAAATCAAAAGAGAAAAACAACAAAAACTTTAGTAGAATACGCGCCACGAAGTTTTGGAAAACATTTTGGAATAGCTGAAAAATTAGGAGCAAATATTGTTGCTTTAATTGGTGAAAATGAGCTAAAAAATGGAACAATTTATATAAAAAACTTAAAAACAAAAGAAGAATCAAATTTAAAATTAGAGGAATTTTAA